AAATTACCAATATCCACATATTGAACATCAGCCTGATAATCATCCATTTCAGTAAAGGAATTTGTTTTCAACGAAAAATACGAAATGTGATTACGATAGTCATCTATCTGTTCAAGAAGATACTCCAAAGGAATCAAACTCACACAAACTAGCAAGTAATCATCAGTTGATGTGTGATACCCAAACCCATTTAGAAATTCCAAAGTCACCTCACCAGATATGTCTGGAATTGGTTTCTGGAGACCTGTTGATGGATTCCAAACAACGACGGAGCCTCGTTCATATGCTACGACCACAAACCCTCTGCAGGAACCCAGAATATAGATAGGGTTTTGATGAAAACGAGTATCGATGATGGTTTCAACAAGGGGTGAAGGAAACGGTAATGTGAGTTTCACTATAGCAGAAGATTCATCGTGAAGTGATGCATTGAAATCTAGGGATTCAATTTCAGAAGAATCGTTGATTTTTCTAACGAGATAACGGTGAGTGGGTGCAGCAGCTAGGTCAAAATGGGATTTACCGAATTTGGGATCGGAGATGAGAGACCGCCACGATTTGCACACCGATTTGAAGCGGATGAGAGATCTCACCGGTAACCGAAGCAGAATTTGAACGAACAAGTGGTGAGGGAGATTGGAAAACAGAGAGAGGCTTTGTGTGCTAGTTTGTGGCTGTTCGttcatctttcttcagtagCAGTGGTGGAGCTGAAAAGAATTACAAGTTACTCTCACACCAGCTAGAAGATCAATTTAAgatgaaaattaattttgtaaattaattatagggttaatcatctacttggtccctgtctttgtctcgccgtctgaaattagtccctccccggaaaatttgcaaatctgggttctctcgtttgcaataagtctggagcaggtcctcgccggagcccgaaGCTCCGACGAGCGGTAAATAGGCATGCTGACTGGGTTTACTTATATGACGTggcaaggaaaaaaaataaaattaattattaattaaaaataaaaaatccaaatACCTCAACcttcacctccacctccaccccCAAACCAAAATACCACTACAACCCCCAACCTGAACCCAaccccacctgcaacctcaaTCTCCACCCCCACCTGCAACAAAACCCTCCCCAAACCATAACCCTAGTCCTCCACCCCCAACCATAACCACGACTTCCTCCTCGAGCTCGACACACACCCACCTCTTCCCTCCCTTCAAACCTTACCCTCACCTGCAAAATGATGGTGATGGGGCACTGGGTTGAAGGCGGGGGCAAGGAAGAAGAGCTCACGATCtggaaagaaaggaagaagagcttCACCTATCTTCTCCCTGTTTGGTTCTGACTTCTGATTCTCTTACTCTGGAAATTGGGTGATGttgttttgggttttgggttcaTGTTGTTTTGTTCTAGTGTTCTAGTTTGTTTTGTTCTGGAAATTGGGTTGGAGAAATCAGgctggaggaagaagatgatgggttTTGACATTCCCCTGATTCCCCACGCCAAAATGAATTCAGATACAATGTTTCTTTATATCGAAGAGCTTCAAATGTGGATTCAGTGGAT
This is a stretch of genomic DNA from Lotus japonicus ecotype B-129 chromosome 1, LjGifu_v1.2. It encodes these proteins:
- the LOC130728666 gene encoding F-box/kelch-repeat protein At3g23880-like — its product is MNEQPQTSTQSLSLFSNLPHHLFVQILLRLPVRSLIRFKSVCKSWRSLISDPKFGKSHFDLAAAPTHRYLVRKINDSSEIESLDFNASLHDESSAIVKLTLPFPSPLVETIIDTRFHQNPIYILGSCRGFVVVAYERGSVVVWNPSTGLQKPIPDISGEVTLEFLNGFGYHTSTDDYLLVCVSLIPLEYLLEQIDDYRNHISYFSLKTNSFTEMDDYQADVQYVDIGNFDSRVGSYLNDALHWLVISFDTKHQVIIAFDLEERTLSEIPISHHLAKELTFTQYYLREQYYLRVMGECLSLCYPGNTNMTSKAEIWMMKEYKVQSSWTKLFAFSTCDVPRNVFFPKCFTNHHGVFGSNGSERLMILNDKGRLLDQHTLLHLRNKYQYIQVGCGMYRESLLSLPNDFEEASEDNQLTNSLEEASEENQLTNSLEEASEEGQ